One genomic window of Coffea eugenioides isolate CCC68of chromosome 1, Ceug_1.0, whole genome shotgun sequence includes the following:
- the LOC113752102 gene encoding alcohol dehydrogenase-like 7 has translation MAQIQEASKTAGKPIRCRAAVARKAGEPLVIEEITVAPPKARELRVRVLCSALCFSDIHFWRLKEPHGYYPRIFGHETVGVVESVGEGVEDVKVGDTVIPSFLAYCGECPDCISIKSNQCSKLRFELSPYIRDGTSRFSDAKGETIYHFGYTSGFSEYTVVDITHVTKVDPALPASKACLLGCGVSTGVGAAWKTADVEEGSTVAIFGLGVIGLAVAEGARLRGAKIIIGVDMNPDKVEIGKKFGITHFINPRELGGKLASGVILEMTDGLGADYCFECVGLPSLSQEAFTCCRKGWGKTIILGVDKPDSQFILNSLVNNHSGKTITGVQYGGLKPNLDIAILAKRYLDKELQLDLFVTHEIKLEEINKAFKLLIEGKCLRTVIWFDQERARADGVTFNEI, from the exons ATGGCGCAGATACAAGAAGCAAGCAAAACTGCTGGGAAGCCCATCCGTTGCAGAG CTGCGGTTGCCAGGAAAGCAGGGGAGCCATTAGTGATAGAGGAAATTACAGTTGCCCCTCCAAAAGCCCGTGAACTTCGCGTTCGAGTCTTATGCTCCGCCCTCTGTTTCAGTGACATCCATTTCTGGAGGCTCAAA GAACCTCATGGATATTATCCAAGAATTTTTGGTCATGAAACTGTTGG GGTTGTGGAGAGCGTTGGAGAGGGAGTCGAGGATGTAAAGGTGGGAGACACTGTCATTCCATCATTCTTGGCTTACTGTGGAGAATGTCCTGATTGCATATCAATCAAAAGCAACCAATGCTCCAAATTGAGATTCGAACTATCTCCTTATATTAGAGATGGGACTAGCCGGTTTTCTGATGCAAAAGGAGAGACGATTTACCACTTTGGCTACACATCAGGCTTCAGTGAGTACACTGTGGTAGACATCACTCACGTTACAAAAGTAGATCCTGCACTTCCTGCCAGTAAAGCATGCCTGCTTGGATGTGGAGTATCAACTG GTGTAGGTGCGGCATGGAAAACAGCCGATGTTGAAGAAGGTTCAACTGTAGCTATTTTTGGATTGGGAGTAATTGGATTAGCG GTTGCTGAAGGAGCAAGACTTCGCGGAGCTAAGATAATTATCGGTGTGGATATGAACCCGGACAAAGTCGAAATAG GTAAAAAGTTTGGAATCACCCATTTTATCAACCCAAGGGAACTTGGCGGCAAGCTTGCGAGCGGG GTGATTCTTGAGATGACTGATGGCCTTGGTGCTGATTACTGCTTTGAATGCGTCGGCTTGCCATCCCTATCACAAGAAGCATTTACTTGCTGCAGAAAG GGATGGGGAAAGACCATCATATTAGGAGTGGACAAGCCAGACTCGCAGTTTATTCTCAACTCCCTAGTGAATAATCATAGTGGGAAGACCATCACAGGCGTCCAATATGGTGGTCTCAAGCCTAATCTTGATATTGCCATTCTTGCAAAACGTTACTTGGATAAG GAGCTTCAGCTGGACTTGTTTGTCACGCATGAGATCAAACTCGAAGAAATCAACAAGGCTTTCAAGTTGCTCATTGAGGGCAAGTGCCTCCGGACTGTCATTTGGTTCGATCAGGAGAGGGCAAGAGCCGATGGTGTGACCTTTAATGAAATATAA
- the LOC113771369 gene encoding ATP-dependent DNA helicase PIF1-like, whose amino-acid sequence MQFNFFQFIFSICLLKIHYILAPKNGDVDKLNDKMLSMLPGQSRTYMSAGTFCNTEGDIVEIKEGTPIILLRNLNQSEGLCNGTRLVVTRMGDKVLEAEVIIGSNIGDLVLIPRISLTPQSTRMPFPIKRRQFPVKVAFAMTINKSQGQTLKNVGVYLPEPVFSHGQLYVALSRATSPDGLKILIVNRDDDPWDYTKNIVYREIFDAL is encoded by the exons ATGCAAttcaatttcttccaattcattTTCTCCATTTGTCTTCTAAAAATCCATTA TATTTTGGCTCCAAAAAATGGTGATGTTGACAAGTTGAATGATAAGATGCTATCAATGCTTCCTGGTCAATCGCGTACCTATATGAGCGCTGGTACTTTTTGCAATACTGAAGGTGACATTGTTGAAA TTAAAGAAGGTACTCCcataattcttttgaggaatcTCAATCAGTCAGAAGGTCTTTGCAATGGAACACGACTTGTCGTTACCAGAATGGGGGATAAAGTTCTCGAGGCAGAAGTCATAATAGGATCTAATATTGGAGATTTAGTACTCATACCTCGGATCTCTTTAACTCCACAGAGTACACGGATGccttttccaattaaaaggAGACAATTTCCTGTGAAAGTGGCATTTGCAATGACTATCAACAAAAGTCAAGGCCAAACCTTGAAAAATGTTGGCGTTTACCTTCCTGAACCTGTGTTTTCACATGGTCAACTATATGTTGCTCTGTCCCGTGCTACTTCGCCAGATGGATTGAAAATACTCATTGTTAATAGAGATGATGATCCATGGGATTACACAAAAAATATTGTGTATCGTGAGATTTTTGACGCCCTTTGA